The DNA segment ATCTGTTTTAACAATAACAGCCCCATAAAAGTTATTGGATGCATTGGGCAAAGGCAAGTTCCAAGTACATACTTTTACTTTTTTATCATCTGAAAACAAACTCGAAATACGTTTTAAACCTTTAAAATCGTTTGAAAAATTCTCTGGATTATTCCATAGAATAGTCATCCTTTTTTCTATTTCATCATTAAGTTCCACCCTCTTTCCGGAGGTGTTCAATTTTAATATCTCTTCGAATAAACACATGGTAGCCACGTCGCAAAATTCCAAATAAATCTTCCCTTCCGAAACAAAAGAAAATGTAAGAGGATAAAAGGTCATACCTTCTTCGTTTAATCTGGACAGACTTAAACGAAGCGCTCCATTGCCTTTTCTGGAATGATGTCTTATTTTATCCTGATAACCATGTATACACTTTTTTTCGCCCGTTTCTCCATACAAAACAAACCAATCAACTCGATATATGACCTCCTCCTTAAAGGTATTGAAATAAAATATTTCATATTTCGAGTCACTTGATTTCGTATACTTGATATAGGTTGAATCATTTATATGACTGGATGAAGAAGCATAGGTCAAAAATTCACTAAAATCCTTAGCAAACTCAGCCAATTGGTATTTTTTCTCATTCATATCCACCTTTTCTGAGATAGACCTTGCGCGCATATCATATTTTTGAAAGCTCTCCTGTCCTGAAACACTCAGCGAAAAAAGAAATATCAAAAAAAATACTACTCTACATATATACATTTATAAATATTTTAATACTTTTATACCCTAAACCATATCAAATCATCGTTGGATTAAAAATTCCACATAAACACAATCACAAATTCTGTTCGAAATTATGAAGATTTGGGAGAAAATAAAAAAACAAAGACCACAGCGAATTGTTTTAGCTATAACAATTGGTGCAGTATTGGGGTATGCTTATTATTATTTCATTGGGTGCAGTACAGGAAGCTGTCCCATCACATCGAATCCTATAAACAGCATCTTATATGGCGGATTTGCCGGATTGGTTGTAAGTATTCAGTAATGAATCTATACAAGGTCAACGGTCTACAACCACCCCCTTCAAAAAAAGTGCACCAATAAGCCATCGCCTATCTGACCGAACAACAGACCGTTTCGGCTTTAACAAGAGGCTACCAAGGACTTTTAAAGCAGCTCTGAGTGGTCAACATTTAGCTTATCCTGCATTCACAAACCTATTCCCAATTTAAAATTACTTTTCCACTATTACCTGTTTCCATCACATCAAATCCTTTTTGAAAATCATCAATTGAATATCGATGGGTTATCATAGGCGCCAGATTGATACCCGAAAGTAACATCTGTTCCATATGATACCAGGTCTCAAACATTTCTCGTCCGTAAATTCCTTTCAGGGTAAGTCCTTTAAATATCACCTTACTCCAATCAATTTGAGTATTAGACGGTTGAATTCCCAGTAGAGATATTTTTCCCGAATTATACATATTATCTAACATGGAATTAAAAGCTACAGGGTTACCCGAGCACTCCAAACCGATATCAAAACCCTTCATATTTAATTCTTTCACCACATCCTTCAGGTCTTCTTTCAAAGGATTCACCACACGCGTGGCACCCATTTTTCGAGCCAGCTCAGCTCGGTAATCATTGGTTTCTGTAGCCACCACAAAACGTGCGCCTGCAAATTTAGCAATGGCCACACACATACTTCCAATCAGGCCACTTCCGGTGACAATCACATCTTCGCCAATAATAGGAAAACTTAAGGTAGTATGGGTAGCATTTCCAAAGGGATCCATGATGGAGGCAATTTCATCAGGTATTTGGGGATGTACCTTGACTATATTATGTGAAGGCACTTTTACATATTCGGCAAACGCTCCATCAATATTTACACCAATACCAATAGTATTTTCACAAATATGCTGACGTCCTCTTCGGCAATTTCTACAATGTCCACAAGCAATGTGACCTTCACCAGTAACCCGATCTCCTTCCTTTAGCTCCTTTACTTCAGAGCCCACTTTAGCTATATATCCCACATACTCATGACCAATAGTCATAGGAGTTTGAATGGTTTTACGCGCCCATTCATCCCACAAATAAATATGCAAATCAGTACCGCA comes from the Saccharicrinis fermentans DSM 9555 = JCM 21142 genome and includes:
- a CDS encoding DUF6132 family protein translates to MKIWEKIKKQRPQRIVLAITIGAVLGYAYYYFIGCSTGSCPITSNPINSILYGGFAGLVVSIQ
- the tdh gene encoding L-threonine 3-dehydrogenase encodes the protein MMEKMKALVKAKPEKGIWMQEVDVPQIGVNEVLIKVVKSAICGTDLHIYLWDEWARKTIQTPMTIGHEYVGYIAKVGSEVKELKEGDRVTGEGHIACGHCRNCRRGRQHICENTIGIGVNIDGAFAEYVKVPSHNIVKVHPQIPDEIASIMDPFGNATHTTLSFPIIGEDVIVTGSGLIGSMCVAIAKFAGARFVVATETNDYRAELARKMGATRVVNPLKEDLKDVVKELNMKGFDIGLECSGNPVAFNSMLDNMYNSGKISLLGIQPSNTQIDWSKVIFKGLTLKGIYGREMFETWYHMEQMLLSGINLAPMITHRYSIDDFQKGFDVMETGNSGKVILNWE